In a single window of the Campylobacter fetus subsp. testudinum 03-427 genome:
- a CDS encoding putative protein (DUF354 domain) (Pfam match to PF04007.8 DUF354), translating to MIWFDLVTPKSVMFFKPLIKKFESMGREVLITARESLGYDEVAALLRLHGIKFTNRGGFGGESLHGKLKASLNRQNELMEFIAEKNIEKLVCLCSVDANRVAFGLGIPIINFYDIPLSDYNTDFTKALPQARLTLPLSNRAFRPFMVPNEIFLRFGLEDKQIFEYPFLDVVAWLKDFKPNMEFFDNFLNYHGLDTNLPTIVVREEEFKASYVKAKFPILYDGLDSIKDKINANIIIIPRYESLPLKDMFPYACVIDKKIEVQHLLAFSDLFIGGGGTLNSESCYFGTPTISTRSFISHYDKWLMDKGLMQKADSVNELVNISLSIISKRNETSKAIFGDMQFNIDQISKAILDDSI from the coding sequence ATGATATGGTTTGATCTTGTTACTCCAAAATCGGTTATGTTTTTTAAACCGCTTATAAAAAAATTTGAAAGCATGGGGCGCGAAGTATTAATCACTGCTAGAGAAAGTTTGGGATATGATGAAGTAGCGGCACTTTTAAGATTGCATGGTATTAAATTTACGAATCGAGGCGGCTTTGGAGGTGAGAGTCTGCATGGAAAACTAAAAGCTAGTTTAAATAGACAAAATGAGCTTATGGAGTTTATAGCAGAAAAAAATATAGAGAAATTAGTCTGTCTTTGTAGCGTTGATGCTAACCGTGTAGCATTTGGGCTAGGTATCCCGATAATAAATTTTTACGATATTCCCCTATCTGACTATAACACAGACTTTACAAAAGCTCTTCCTCAGGCTCGCCTTACTTTGCCTCTATCAAATCGCGCATTTCGCCCATTTATGGTACCAAATGAGATATTTTTAAGATTTGGACTTGAAGATAAACAAATTTTTGAATATCCGTTTTTAGATGTTGTAGCATGGTTAAAAGATTTTAAGCCAAATATGGAATTTTTTGATAATTTTTTAAATTACCATGGGCTTGATACAAATTTACCTACTATAGTCGTGCGAGAAGAAGAGTTTAAAGCATCATATGTAAAAGCAAAATTTCCTATACTTTATGATGGATTAGACAGTATAAAAGATAAAATAAATGCAAATATAATTATAATTCCTCGTTACGAAAGTCTGCCTTTAAAGGATATGTTTCCATATGCTTGCGTGATCGATAAAAAAATAGAAGTTCAACATCTGCTGGCATTTAGCGATCTTTTCATAGGTGGAGGTGGAACACTTAACTCAGAAAGCTGCTATTTTGGAACACCTACAATATCAACTAGGAGTTTTATAAGCCACTACGATAAATGGCTGATGGATAAAGGTCTCATGCAAAAAGCAGACTCGGTAAATGAACTAGTAAATATCTCGCTTAGCATAATTTCTAAAAGGAATGAAACATCTAAAGCGATATTTGGTGATATGCAATTCAATATAGATCAAATTTCAAAGGCTATTTTAGATGACTCCATTTGA
- a CDS encoding methyltransferase (Pfam match to PF13578.2 Methyltransf_24), producing MTPFEDILQQINTRRDELFVRADEFVFNDYGAGARDENRSPEIMDIGVKCKKTLKDFAYIGVKNENAKLLFDIIKNLKPKIILELGCCLGFSSILFKAAFNKASIYTLEGDLNLANFAKENFDFFKFKDIKIVVGKFSDTLPKLLPKIDKIDFAFIDGHHDKNATIRYFEQILPFMNQGSVVAFDDINYNQNMTNAWNMIKQNRNNKDDGKIGIIWL from the coding sequence ATGACTCCATTTGAAGATATTTTACAACAAATAAATACTAGAAGAGATGAGCTTTTTGTTCGTGCCGATGAGTTTGTTTTTAATGATTATGGTGCTGGGGCAAGAGATGAGAATAGAAGCCCTGAGATAATGGATATTGGTGTGAAATGTAAAAAAACACTAAAAGATTTTGCGTATATTGGTGTAAAAAATGAGAATGCAAAACTACTTTTTGACATAATTAAAAATTTAAAGCCAAAGATCATTTTGGAACTTGGATGTTGCCTTGGATTTTCTAGTATTTTATTTAAAGCTGCGTTTAATAAAGCAAGTATTTATACTCTTGAAGGAGATCTAAACTTAGCAAATTTTGCTAAAGAGAACTTTGATTTTTTTAAATTTAAAGATATAAAAATAGTTGTCGGTAAATTTAGTGATACTTTACCTAAGTTGCTCCCCAAAATAGATAAAATAGACTTTGCGTTTATAGATGGTCACCACGACAAAAATGCTACTATAAGATATTTTGAACAAATTTTACCATTTATGAATCAAGGTTCGGTAGTGGCATTCGATGATATAAATTATAATCAAAATATGACTAACGCATGGAATATGATAAAACAAAATAGAAATAACAAAGATGACGGTAAAATAGGGATTATATGGCTCTAA